Part of the Henckelia pumila isolate YLH828 chromosome 2, ASM3356847v2, whole genome shotgun sequence genome is shown below.
ctcaaaaattatataaaaaaagaaataaaattgaatgTGAACAGCTAAACATGTAAAACTTTAAAATTTGGGTACACAAATTAGTATAAGCATAATGTCCTCACACTGTATTAATATCCAAATTTATTTacctaatataatatatatgaggTTTATATACATGAgacatttatatttattttaacatatataataaaCTCGGGTAAGATATATGTGGTATACGTGGCAAGCGGAGCAAGGTGGCAGGTGAGtgccttttggtttgattttttaGCCTACGTGTTGAGCTGTAGAATATCACGCCATTATCCGATTATATTCAGATTTTgcctttttttttgggtttatttgattaattcaAGCAATTCCTCCCATCGAAAATATTAGATTATCCCAGAAAGacaaaaaagaaaagagaaatggCGACTTCTAGTTCAGAGGAGGTTTTTGCAGATGGCGAACTTGTGGAGCCACATGAGGTCAAAGACCCGGCCGAACCCAATCCAGATTTCATCACTTCCAAAAGCCTCAAGGTAACTAATTCATTCATTTTCCTTTGTAGAAAATGGTTGATTATTAGATAAAAATATATACTTGTATATAGTAATTataaagaaataataaaaaaatatatatataattttggtgATGATCGAAGGAAGAGGAGGAAGGGGAGAAGAAGGAAGATAAGAAAAAGGAAAAGGGGGTGGATGTGAAATCGTCGCTAATCATATCGGGAGTGGTGATAGCAGTAATCGGAGCCATATTTGCTGTGGCCAAGAAGATGAGAGAAGGAGCAGCATGAGCCTGTGTAATTTCATTCcacatcaataaaaaaaaatgtactaCTACTCATCTCATGTTGCTCTTTGTATCTACGTTTAATTTTGATgtgtaattaataattataacaaaaaaaatactCACCTTTAATTCTTTCATGCATTCGAGGGAAATTTTAACTATTAATTATGTCCTAGCTAGCTAAGTGTTGTGTGTATATATAACTTGGGCTGCACCtaaaaaaccaaaacaaaaacaaaaaagaatagGTTCATTGAAGCGTGTTTATTTCTTAATTTCTTTTGGATGAGATATAGTTGTGTAATCGATTATATATTtagcttctttttttttttccgagtATCAATATAGTTGGTCCATTTCATTCTTGGTACTCGAGAGTTCCAAACAAAATTCATGAGAGGTCCCGTGGATCGTGGAATGATATGTTGATCCACCACTCAGATACCGTTTTGATGGcacaaaattaaatttgaaaataaatcatATGTTTTTGTGTGATGTGAAATGTAATGACTATTTTTAGAAGTTGATGTttagtgttttattttattgaattgtaTTTAGTTTCATATACAAAATAAATGAGATAAAGTTTATTTTCCTCCTTTCTGTATGTAAATTATCCCGAAATAGTCCCTTGAGTTTTCAGATCGTACGTTATTGAAATGGTCCTTAATGTTTCATATTATTTCTCATATCTTTAGATTACGCAGAAAAAGAGACGGTGAAATACATTTCATCTTCATGCTTCCCCAAATCCAAACCGAAAAATTAGATCAACAATTGAAACACAAAAAAACAAAGTCAAGAAATAGTGGATATTTTCAAAGATGAGACATGTATGTGCAGGTTTTTTGGATTTTGTGTGCTTGTTCAAAACTTTAAAACCTCGCAAGGACTTCACGGGA
Proteins encoded:
- the LOC140885221 gene encoding uncharacterized protein; translation: MATSSSEEVFADGELVEPHEVKDPAEPNPDFITSKSLKEEEEGEKKEDKKKEKGVDVKSSLIISGVVIAVIGAIFAVAKKMREGAA